The following are encoded together in the Takifugu flavidus isolate HTHZ2018 chromosome 22, ASM371156v2, whole genome shotgun sequence genome:
- the zbed4 gene encoding zinc finger BED domain-containing protein 4, whose protein sequence is MDGEEEMCHPSEDPVGEANGSIEVKKREAKGTCLKIEGQDGYVFKSYSINPRETVDAKPAASSSVTLHKDFPPFHLSSQDNKDLELDVASDADLASPAPSTQCLNTEGNAESEGFENGNEESQHIKEETGDANGMEDESQDEDRLGFGSSFGPFVMRDGDDYSNLLSGYTSTLYDVAMDAVTQSLLSSMRSNPNPRKKSPAWNHFCISPRDSTKAICLYCMKEFSRGKNEKDLSTSCLMRHVRRAHPTVLLQDGADLSSSNLMSSFASSLIPPIPNSPKNGDLTTGGLSTASKNTSPSTSSAENSDLSSKDAPKVEPNPDPHHKADALGAILVSSHSNENYTEDLSDGASERPPGTPKSSSSRRRSAVWKHFYLSPVDSSKAVCIHCMNEFSRGKNGKDLGTSCLIRHMWRAHKDVVIEENGHGNHIPPPYTNPPSLLSRTKIQEPLEIKKESPVLPSSPETLADDLPPNIEESMDIKEEPDELMHLSGQESSLNLSFRAQGEDTPVTSSPCDLSEGPDLHQDHLVFQQNKKIMKRVKSEVWHHFIVSPVDQLKALCRYCPCVISRGKRGDFGTSCLMRHLMRRHPDVLKNQKSTDEKESSPLPYNNLVAADAVSAKETENAASEKKPQALPVFSKKTSKLWNHFSISPADPTKVVCLHCSRTISRGKKTTNLGTSCLFRHLQRFHGHVLESNSAISGDVPSAGVRVKQELMETSVYEAEQNCERFDEHHPVAKKITKLLAEMLALDLQPSAMVENAGLSRLLEYLQPQYSLPPSSYFTSTAVPDMYGRVKDAVLTHLKEAEGGVVHFTTSIWVSSQTREYLTLSAHWATYESSLRPQGQDFHCSALLSVSQIDCDQDMQDIPKQLEYLWESWITSSGLKKGFTVTDNANVRHTLEDHGHVAMQCFGHTIDLIVSEAIKSQRMVQNLLSIARKICERVHRSAKAKEKLAELQRAHQLPENQLIQDVPSKWRTSFSMLERLVEQKRAVDELSIECNFREMISCDQWEVMLSVCTALKPFEVAYREMSNRTATLGQVIPLIHILNRKIDLLFDETVGIDNMLRSLKEAMVSRLSATLQDPRYTWATMLDPRYKTSLFTEEDAEQCKHDLIGEIDLSSSTSLAAASLLPNGCGESSPQSSHPNEDNLWTLMDDIRHKIKQEEKPKSSELAVLEYLEEDILDQSCDPLDYWNLKKFLWPDLAKVAARYLGCPPSIVPAETLFSTASVNCTLNQPRPVLDNMEGLLFLKVNLPLIYFQY, encoded by the coding sequence ATggacggggaggaggagatgtgtCACCCGAGCGAGGATCCGGTCGGCGAGGCTAACGGCTCCATAGAGGTCAAGAAAAGAGAAGCGAAAGGCACCTGCCTGAAGATCGAGGGCCAGGACGGCTATGTGTTCAAGTCTTACAGCATCAACCCTCGCGAGACCGTGGATGCAAAACCAGCTGCTAGCTCATCAGTCACACTGCATAAAGACTTCCCACCTTTCCATCTCTCTTCTCAGGATAATAAAGATTTGGAGCTGGACGTAGCCAGCGACGCCGATCTGGCTTCCCCGGCTCCGTCCACCCAATGCCTAAACACTGAAGGTAACGCGGAGAGCGAGGGGtttgaaaatggaaatgaagaaaGCCAACATATCAAGGAGGAGACGGGGGACGCTAACGGCATGGAGGACGAGAGCCAGGACGAGGACAGGCTGGGGTTCGGGAGCTCGTTCGGCCCCTTTGTGATGCGGGACGGCGACGACTACAGCAATTTGCTGAGCGGCTACACGAGCACCCTTTACGACGTGGCCATGGACGCCGTCACTCAGAGCCTTCTGTCGTCCATGAGGAGCAACCCCAATCCCAGGAAAAAGTCCCCCGCGTGGAATCACTTCTGCATATCGCCACGAGACAGTACCAAAGCAATCTGTTTATACTGCATGAAAGAGTTCAGCCGGGGGAAGAACGAGAAAGACCTCAGCACGAGCTGCTTGATGAGACACGTCCGAAGGGCTCACCCCaccgtgctgctgcaggacggcGCCGACCTCTCCTCGAGCAACCTGATGAGCTCCTTCGCCTCGTCTCTGATACCTCCCATCCCAAACTCGCCAAAAAACGGAGACCTGACCACCGGCGGGCTTTCCACCGCCTCAAAGAACACGTCGCCGTCCACCTCCTCGGCCGAAAACTCAGACCTGTCATCCAAAGACGCCCCCAAAGTGGAACCAAACCCAGACCCGCATCACAAGGCGGACGCCCTCGGCGCCATCCTTGTATCCTCACATTCCAATGAAAATTACACCGAAGACCTGTCGGACGGCGCGTCCGAGCGGCCCCCCGGAACGCCGAAAAGCTCCAGTTCTCGCCGGAGATCGGCCGTTTGGAAACACTTCTACCTGTCCCCGGTCGACAGCTCCAAAGCCGTGTGCATCCACTGCATGAACGAGTTCAGCAGGGGGAAAAACGGGAAGGATTTGGGGACGAGCTGTCTTATTCGCCACATGTGGAGGGCCCACAAAGACGTGGTGATCGAGGAAAACGGCCACGGCAATCACATCCCCCCGCCGTACACGAACCCTCCGTCTCTTCTGTCCCGCACCAAAATACAAGAGCCGCTGGAAATAAAGAAGGAGTCGCCCGTTCTTCCATCCTCGCCAGAAACCCTCGCCGACGACTTGCCCCCGAACATCGAGGAGAGCATGGACATCAAAGAGGAACCCGATGAGCTGATGCATCTCTCAGGGCAGGAGTCCTCTCTGAATCTCTCCTTCAGAGCTCAAGGGGAGGACACGCCCGTCACGTCCTCGCCGTGTGACCTCTCCGAAGGCCCGGACCTTCATCAGGATCACTTGGTCTTTCAGCAAAACAAGAAGATCATGAAGCGGGTGAAGTCTGAAGTGTGGCATCACTTTATCGTGTCGCCGGTGGACCAGCTGAAAGCCCTGTGCCGCTACTGTCCGTGCGTCATCAGCCGGGGGAAGCGCGGCGACTTCGGCACCAGCTGCCTGATGAGGCATCTAATGAGACGCCACCCGGACGTcctcaaaaaccaaaaaagcaCAGACGAGAAGGAATCGTCCCCTCTTCCCTACAACAACCTCGTTGCAGCGGATGCAGTTTCAGCCAAAGAAACTGAGAACGCGGCCAGCGAGAAGAAGCCGCAGGCCCTGCCCGTCTTCAGCAAGAAGACGTCCAAGCTGTGGAACCACTTCTCCATTTCGCCCGCCGATCCCACCAAGGTGGTCTGTTTGCACTGTAGCCGCACAATAAGCAGAGGCAAAAAGACGACGAACCTCGGCACCAGCTGCCTCTTCAGGCACCTGCAGCGGTTCCACGGACACGTTCTCGAAAGCAACAGCGCTATCTCAGGTGATGTGCCATCTGCTGGCGTCCGCGTTAAACAGGAGCTCATGGAGACGTCCGTTTACGAGGCGGAACAGAACTGCGAGAGGTTTGACGAACACCACCCAGTTGCCAAAAAAATCACCAAACTTCTCGCAGAAATGCTTGCACTGGATCTTCAGCCATCAGCTATGGTGGAGAATGCTGGACTCAGCAGACTACTAGAGTACCTCCAGCCTCAGTATTctctaccaccttcttcttaTTTTACCAGCACTGCCGTACCAGACATGTACGGAAGGGTGAAGGACGCCGTGCTGACCCACCTGAAAGAGGCCGAAGGCGGCGTGGTCCACTTCACCACTAGTATTTGGGTGAGCAGTCAGACAAGGGAATACCTGACCCTCAGCGCCCACTGGGCCACGTACGAGTCCAGCCTGAGGCCCCAGGGTCAGGACTTCCACTGCTCCGCCCTGTTGAGCGTCTCGCAAATCGACTGCGATCAGGACATGCAGGACATCCCGAAGCAGCTGGAATACCTGTGGGAGTCCTGGATCACCTCATCGGGGTTGAAAAAGGGCTTCACGGTGACCGATAACGCCAACGTCAGGCACACCCTGGAGGACCACGGCCACGTCGCCATGCAATGTTTCGGACACACGATAGACCTCATCGTTAGCGAAGCCATAAAAAGCCAGAGGATGGTCCAGAACCTCCTGAGCATCGCCCGTAAGATCTGCGAGCGCGTGCACCGCTCGGCCAAGGCCAAGGAGAAGCTGGCCGAGCTGCAGAGGGCCCACCAGCTGCCGGAGAATCAGCTGATCCAGGACGTCCCCTCCAAGTGGAGGACCTCCTTCTCCATGCTGGAGCGGCTGGTGGAGCAGAAGAGAGCGGTCGACGAGCTGTCCATCGAGTGCAACTTCAGGGAAATGATCAGCTGCGACCAGTGGGAGGTGATGCTGTCCGTCTGCACTGCACTGAAGCCCTTCGAGGTGGCCTACAGGGAGATGAGCAACCGCACTGCCACCCTGGGACAGGTCATACCACTCATCCACATCCTCAACAGGAAGATCGACCTGCTGTTCGACGAAACCGTGGGCATCGACAACATGCTCAGGTCCCTGAAAGAAGCCATGGTGAGCAGGCTGTCCGCCACGCTGCAGGACCCGCGCTACACGTGGGCCACCATGCTGGACCCGCGGTACAAGACTTCACTGTTCACGGAAGAAGACGCCGAGCAATGCAAGCACGATCTGATCGGCGAGATCGACCTGTCCTCTTCTACCTCACTGGCAGCGGCGTCCCTGTTGCCCAACGGCTGCGGCGAGTCTTCCCCCCAAAGCTCCCACCCAAACGAAGACAACCTCTGGACGCTGATGGACGACATCCGGCACAAGATAAAACAAGAAGAGAAGCCAAAGTCCTCGGAGCTGGCAGTGCTGGAGTACCTCGAGGAGGACATACTCGATCAAAGCTGTGACCCCCTCGACTATTGGAACCTGAAAAAGTTCCTGTGGCCCGATCTTGCCAAAGTAGCCGCCCGCTATCTGGGCTGTCCTCCCAGCATCGTCCCAGCAGAGACTCTGTTCAGCACAGCTAGTGTTAACTGTACTCTAAATCAGCCCAGGCCCGTACTGGACAACATGGAGGGGCTGCTCTTCCTCAAGGTCAACCTCCCTCTCATTTATTTTCAGTACTGA